A region from the Candidatus Zixiibacteriota bacterium genome encodes:
- a CDS encoding right-handed parallel beta-helix repeat-containing protein — protein sequence MCRYLQFLTIASLTLPWGNTGLLAATIHVPGDQPTIQAGIDAAQEGDTVLVAPGRYPVNLRIANADVCLTGFGGPRLCFLEPDSGALPIIDISTGDSMETVVTGFTIRKAAQNAAIRVDATSPVISGNIFTDNGGGRLGNNSVIYTTDGSAPLIQRNVFHGNDSAYCVVWAGYGNPATIINNTIAGGRLGVYLYGPGAVLMNNIITACQIGVSIGAPAGGYNDIWGNGVNGPLLPTDISADPHFAGASAADFSLLPGSPCVDAGIGAQAYNDPDGTRNDIGAIILDQTCPTANGMALSGSDAAHVLVDAPIFAWRYYDTTLPEQNGYQVQVGTDMDWTTAEQWDSGPVVSADQSCIYGGAPLADGELYFWRLRVDNGEVSSAWKEAAFQMNSLPAAPTPEFPVDMEPVSSEGVYLSVVNATDAENDARVYEFEIFADPPEITPVASRAGVAEGTGLTSSGVFEGLTTGSPYWWRARCFDGFENSPWSPMETFVIRAPGVIHVPGDQPTIQAGIDAAQEGDTVLVAPGIYAGEGNRDLDFHGVNLVLCSDGIGQATIDCGGSPGEPHRAVYLGSDEDTSSIIEGFIITGAATPGYFEGAITFHNAGGTVRNCLIIGNDCRGVAASSTSPNYFRYRVLVEGCTLQNNWHGIESIANGAISHCQILYNDSVGIHLVSMDTITVTNCLIVGNGQEGIFTETGRWGNYAIANNTIVLNGTGFRFYYEPPKLDAPGLAEINPSLITANLLAANTGNGLQSDGMGLVGVLVGCNNAYGNGGEDFAVYGAQPQPGDTLGNISEDPQFCDLDTAYSVNLQSPCLPANNSCGVLIGAFGSGCGFLCGDVNGDGSGPAAPDLTYLIAHLFRGGPAPAPEPADVDNDGNLDVADLTVLVDYLFRGGPPPVCD from the coding sequence ATGTGCAGGTATCTTCAGTTTCTCACAATCGCCTCGCTCACGCTGCCGTGGGGCAACACCGGGCTTTTGGCGGCGACCATTCATGTGCCGGGGGATCAGCCGACCATCCAGGCGGGGATCGATGCCGCGCAGGAAGGGGACACCGTGCTGGTGGCGCCCGGCCGATATCCGGTGAATCTCAGAATCGCCAACGCCGACGTCTGTCTGACCGGTTTCGGCGGACCCCGGCTGTGCTTTCTTGAGCCGGACAGCGGTGCGTTGCCGATTATCGATATCAGCACCGGCGACAGCATGGAGACGGTGGTGACGGGATTCACGATCCGCAAGGCGGCACAGAACGCGGCGATCCGTGTCGACGCAACCTCGCCGGTCATCAGCGGCAATATCTTCACCGATAACGGAGGCGGAAGGCTGGGCAACAACTCGGTGATCTATACTACGGACGGCTCGGCGCCGCTCATACAGCGGAATGTCTTTCACGGCAACGACAGCGCGTACTGCGTCGTCTGGGCGGGTTACGGCAACCCCGCGACGATCATCAACAATACCATTGCCGGGGGCCGGCTGGGCGTGTATCTCTATGGGCCCGGTGCGGTGCTGATGAACAATATCATCACGGCCTGCCAGATCGGTGTCTCGATCGGAGCGCCGGCCGGCGGCTACAACGATATCTGGGGCAACGGCGTCAACGGCCCGCTGCTGCCTACCGACATCTCGGCCGATCCCCATTTCGCGGGGGCGTCGGCCGCGGATTTCTCGCTTCTCCCCGGTTCCCCGTGTGTTGATGCGGGTATCGGCGCTCAGGCCTACAACGATCCCGATGGAACTCGGAACGACATCGGCGCGATTATTCTTGACCAGACCTGTCCAACGGCCAACGGCATGGCCCTGAGCGGATCGGATGCGGCCCACGTGCTTGTGGATGCCCCGATCTTTGCCTGGCGATACTACGACACGACGCTCCCGGAGCAGAATGGGTACCAGGTCCAGGTGGGAACGGACATGGACTGGACGACAGCAGAGCAGTGGGATTCGGGACCGGTTGTGTCTGCAGACCAATCGTGCATCTATGGCGGCGCTCCGCTTGCCGACGGTGAGCTGTATTTCTGGCGTCTGCGGGTCGACAACGGCGAAGTGTCGAGCGCCTGGAAAGAGGCGGCGTTCCAGATGAACTCGTTGCCGGCGGCCCCGACGCCGGAGTTCCCGGTCGACATGGAACCCGTCAGCAGCGAGGGCGTCTATCTCTCGGTGGTCAATGCGACCGATGCGGAGAACGACGCGCGGGTGTATGAGTTCGAGATCTTCGCTGATCCGCCGGAGATCACGCCGGTGGCCAGCCGCGCGGGTGTGGCCGAAGGGACAGGGCTAACCTCGTCGGGAGTCTTCGAGGGCCTGACGACCGGTTCCCCGTACTGGTGGCGGGCGCGGTGCTTCGACGGATTCGAGAATTCGCCATGGTCGCCGATGGAGACTTTTGTGATCAGGGCACCGGGGGTAATCCACGTGCCGGGGGACCAGCCGACAATCCAGGCGGGGATCGATGCCGCGCAGGAAGGGGACACCGTGCTGGTGGCGCCCGGAATTTATGCGGGCGAGGGCAACCGCGATCTTGATTTTCACGGCGTCAATCTCGTGCTGTGTTCCGACGGAATAGGGCAGGCGACCATCGATTGCGGCGGCAGCCCGGGCGAGCCGCACCGGGCGGTGTACCTGGGGAGTGATGAGGACACGTCGTCGATCATCGAAGGATTCATCATCACCGGGGCCGCGACACCCGGCTATTTCGAGGGGGCGATAACCTTCCACAATGCGGGCGGAACGGTGCGGAACTGCCTGATCATCGGCAACGACTGCCGCGGCGTGGCGGCATCATCGACGTCGCCCAACTACTTCCGATACCGCGTGCTCGTCGAGGGCTGCACTCTTCAAAACAATTGGCACGGCATAGAGAGCATCGCCAACGGCGCCATCTCGCATTGCCAGATTCTCTATAATGATTCCGTTGGAATCCACCTGGTATCCATGGACACCATCACCGTCACCAACTGCCTGATTGTCGGCAACGGGCAGGAGGGGATTTTCACGGAGACCGGGCGTTGGGGGAATTACGCCATTGCGAACAACACGATTGTCCTCAACGGCACCGGGTTTCGCTTCTACTACGAGCCGCCGAAGCTGGATGCACCCGGGCTTGCGGAGATAAACCCGTCGCTGATAACCGCGAACCTGCTGGCCGCAAACACGGGCAACGGTCTCCAATCCGATGGCATGGGCCTTGTCGGCGTGCTGGTTGGGTGCAATAATGCGTACGGCAACGGCGGGGAGGATTTCGCGGTGTACGGCGCGCAGCCGCAGCCGGGCGACACGCTGGGCAACATTTCCGAAGACCCGCAGTTCTGCGATCTGGACACAGCCTACTCGGTAAACCTGCAGTCGCCCTGTTTGCCGGCGAACAACTCGTGCGGGGTTCTGATCGGGGCGTTCGGGTCCGGGTGCGGATTCCTCTGCGGCGATGTCAACGGCGACGGGTCCGGGCCGGCGGCCCCGGATCTGACGTACCTGATCGCGCACCTGTTTCGGGGCGGTCCCGCCCCGGCGCCGGAGCCGGCCGACGTCGATAATGACGGCAATCTTGACGTGGCCGACCTGACAGTCCTGGTGGACTACCTGTTTCGCGGCGGGCCCCCGCCGGTGTGCGATTAG
- a CDS encoding DUF1778 domain-containing protein has product MTKTTVFFIRIDPKDKRIIERAAKIDRRTASDFVRLAALDRAEELIASKKQRASGKKGI; this is encoded by the coding sequence ATGACCAAGACGACAGTGTTCTTCATTCGGATCGACCCCAAGGACAAGCGGATCATCGAACGTGCCGCCAAGATTGATCGGCGTACGGCATCCGACTTTGTCCGGCTTGCTGCGTTGGACCGTGCCGAGGAGTTGATCGCATCGAAGAAGCAGCGTGCGAGTGGCAAAAAGGGCATCTGA
- a CDS encoding sulfite exporter TauE/SafE family protein encodes MDMLTIYLPIAGTEMNALLLLLIGATVGVCGGFFGIGGAWIVTPALNIFGFPMPYAIGTDLAHMGGKSIVATIRHSKFGNVDMRLAVAMMVGTMAGIELGAKLVMALERHGLAESMIRTIYIVFLFLIGSYVLYDYRRHARRQAASPGDRAAPVRATLAQRLQRINLPPMVTFTTSRIRCSLWLPVLVGLVTGAVASVLGVGGGFIRMPALIYLVGCPTLVAVGTDLFEVMVTGAYGGFTYGLKGRVDLLAAMWMLAGAAVGAQIGAVAVKYVRGYSIRLLFAVTIFIAWASVLLKQVRLQLLSSVLILAAGIAISGVIVALLVQGMLRERTEARRAAGGKTP; translated from the coding sequence ATGGATATGCTGACCATCTACCTGCCGATCGCCGGGACGGAAATGAACGCTCTGCTCCTGCTGCTCATCGGGGCAACGGTGGGGGTGTGCGGGGGATTTTTCGGCATCGGCGGCGCGTGGATTGTCACGCCCGCTCTGAACATCTTCGGTTTCCCCATGCCCTACGCGATCGGCACCGACCTTGCGCACATGGGGGGGAAATCGATCGTCGCCACGATCCGCCACAGCAAATTCGGCAATGTCGACATGCGGCTGGCGGTGGCGATGATGGTGGGCACGATGGCGGGCATCGAGCTGGGAGCGAAACTGGTGATGGCTCTGGAGCGGCACGGCCTGGCGGAATCGATGATTCGGACGATCTACATCGTCTTTCTATTCCTCATCGGGAGCTACGTGCTGTACGATTACCGGAGACACGCTCGGCGGCAGGCGGCATCGCCGGGTGATCGGGCGGCGCCGGTGCGGGCGACGCTGGCGCAGCGGCTCCAGCGGATCAACCTTCCGCCGATGGTCACTTTCACGACCTCGCGCATCCGGTGCTCGCTCTGGCTGCCGGTCCTCGTCGGTCTCGTCACCGGCGCAGTCGCCAGCGTGCTGGGAGTGGGCGGCGGATTCATCCGCATGCCCGCGCTCATCTACCTGGTCGGCTGTCCGACGCTGGTGGCGGTGGGGACGGATCTGTTTGAGGTGATGGTCACCGGGGCCTACGGCGGGTTCACGTACGGTCTCAAGGGGCGGGTCGATCTGCTGGCGGCGATGTGGATGCTGGCGGGGGCGGCGGTGGGCGCGCAGATCGGCGCGGTGGCGGTGAAGTATGTGCGGGGCTATTCGATCCGGCTGTTGTTCGCCGTCACCATCTTCATTGCCTGGGCCTCGGTCCTCCTGAAACAAGTCCGCCTGCAACTGCTGTCGTCGGTTCTGATCCTCGCGGCGGGAATTGCGATCAGCGGCGTGATCGTGGCGTTGCTCGTGCAGGGGATGCTGCGGGAGCGGACGGAGGCCCGGCGGGCGGCGGGGGGGAAGACGCCATGA
- a CDS encoding DegQ family serine endoprotease, with amino-acid sequence MIRGKYLTPMLVVIGLLVAGGIITEYFDYPNSVQAQNQRQAAGPADRPIQSLRDLGNAFVEIADEVRPSVVTVFSERVLRMRNPFYNSPFGGFFDQFFGTPGRQAPEQEYRQTGLGSGVIISEDGYIVTNNHVVQDADTIYVQTSDGQRQTAKVIGTDPRTDIAVLRIDANGLRAIRLGNSDDIRVGEWVVAVGSPLSPNLAQTVTQGIVSAKGRSNVGLADYEDFIQTDAAINPGNSGGPLVNLDGELIGINTAIASQSGGYQGIGFAVPVNMVKYVMESLIQEGHVVRGWLGVSISDISPAMSRTLGLESTQGALVQEVVKGSPAEDAGLKEGDVILAIDGQTVQNSTELRNRIAEIRPGTRASLTVFHEGAKNQVWVKLVEMTAEAAAAGGPGSSLDETLGFQVAELTRDLAREYGVEGGAGGAVVIAVDSESSAYQAGLREGDVVRAVNRRQVRSVDELRSLLSGVGKGDDVLLRVQRQDRYFFIAFTL; translated from the coding sequence ATGATTCGGGGCAAGTATTTGACGCCGATGCTGGTTGTCATCGGGCTGCTTGTTGCCGGCGGAATCATCACGGAGTACTTCGACTACCCCAATTCCGTCCAAGCGCAGAACCAGCGGCAGGCGGCCGGCCCGGCCGACCGGCCGATACAATCGCTGCGCGACCTCGGGAACGCGTTTGTCGAGATCGCCGACGAGGTGCGGCCATCGGTCGTGACCGTCTTCTCTGAGCGCGTCCTTCGGATGCGCAACCCCTTCTACAACAGCCCCTTCGGAGGCTTTTTCGATCAGTTCTTCGGCACGCCGGGGCGGCAGGCGCCGGAACAGGAGTACCGGCAGACCGGGCTCGGCTCCGGAGTGATCATCAGCGAGGACGGCTACATTGTCACTAATAACCATGTCGTCCAGGACGCCGACACCATCTATGTGCAGACATCGGACGGGCAGCGGCAGACGGCGAAAGTGATCGGGACCGATCCCCGCACCGACATTGCCGTGCTGCGCATCGACGCCAACGGCCTTCGAGCCATCCGCCTCGGCAACAGCGACGATATCAGGGTCGGCGAGTGGGTGGTCGCGGTCGGCAGTCCGCTCTCGCCCAATCTGGCGCAGACGGTAACGCAGGGGATTGTCAGCGCCAAAGGGCGGTCCAACGTCGGGCTGGCCGACTACGAGGACTTCATCCAGACCGACGCAGCCATCAATCCGGGCAATTCGGGCGGGCCGCTGGTGAATCTCGACGGGGAGTTGATTGGGATCAACACGGCGATCGCCTCTCAGAGCGGCGGGTACCAGGGGATCGGTTTCGCGGTGCCCGTGAACATGGTGAAGTACGTGATGGAGTCGCTCATTCAGGAAGGGCACGTGGTCCGCGGCTGGCTGGGGGTGTCGATCTCGGACATCTCGCCGGCGATGAGCCGCACCCTCGGCCTGGAGAGCACCCAGGGGGCGCTCGTGCAGGAGGTGGTGAAGGGAAGTCCGGCCGAGGATGCGGGTCTGAAGGAAGGGGATGTGATCCTCGCGATCGACGGTCAGACGGTCCAGAATTCCACGGAGTTGCGCAACCGGATCGCCGAAATTCGCCCGGGGACCCGGGCCAGCCTGACTGTGTTCCATGAGGGCGCGAAAAACCAGGTGTGGGTCAAGCTGGTGGAGATGACGGCCGAGGCGGCCGCGGCCGGGGGGCCCGGATCATCGCTGGACGAGACCCTCGGTTTCCAGGTGGCCGAGTTGACCCGAGATCTGGCGCGCGAGTACGGAGTGGAAGGCGGGGCCGGCGGCGCCGTCGTGATCGCCGTGGATTCCGAGAGCTCCGCGTACCAGGCGGGGCTGCGCGAAGGGGACGTGGTTCGGGCGGTCAATCGGCGGCAGGTGCGATCGGTCGATGAGCTCCGGAGCCTGTTGTCGGGGGTTGGAAAGGGGGACGACGTCCTGCTGCGCGTCCAGCGCCAGGACCGTTACTTCTTCATCGCTTTCACCCTTTAA
- a CDS encoding DUF1624 domain-containing protein has protein sequence MTEGDNSGRGQASGHHVGKNRIRSVDVMRGTAMVLVIVQHCYQVVDPRQASAVLDALVYLPTRMASVGFMAVSGMMISFFLNTKGDPVGVQQRFARRALLLVLAAHPAIHLARLFYYGPPYFASFLHHFRYDFQITDTIAVALVLAPPAIRWAGMAARGAIAVGLLAAAPVALIWYQPSGPFGHMLKAVLFGGELGSGGIGFAWPLAPWVGIFLLGSLVGQMLARMRTGGMTADELAGRLRRAGLWLMALGLVLNGAYKVFQLAGGALDPRVFDAVYPSRTTSLLPIYLAVLLWIFSFYVTVIDGRGRYGRAAWALSVFGRTSLFTYVTQFVFAHSVPGLLGVRWRIGAEGFVLLLAFALPASWALSYAYGRWRGWIAPHDYALLRGTTAPRGAV, from the coding sequence GTGACCGAGGGCGACAACAGCGGCCGAGGGCAAGCCTCCGGCCATCATGTCGGCAAGAACCGCATCCGTTCGGTGGATGTGATGCGGGGGACGGCCATGGTGCTGGTGATCGTGCAGCACTGCTACCAGGTCGTGGATCCCCGCCAAGCGTCGGCGGTGCTGGATGCGCTGGTCTATCTGCCGACGCGGATGGCGTCGGTGGGGTTCATGGCCGTCTCCGGCATGATGATCAGCTTCTTCCTGAATACGAAGGGGGACCCGGTGGGAGTGCAGCAGCGGTTCGCGCGCCGGGCGCTCCTGCTCGTGCTGGCCGCACACCCGGCGATCCATCTGGCGCGGCTGTTCTATTATGGCCCCCCCTACTTCGCATCCTTCCTCCACCATTTTCGATACGATTTCCAGATCACCGACACCATTGCGGTCGCGCTGGTGTTGGCGCCGCCGGCGATCCGCTGGGCCGGGATGGCGGCGCGGGGGGCGATCGCGGTCGGGCTGCTGGCGGCGGCGCCGGTCGCGCTCATCTGGTACCAGCCCTCGGGACCGTTCGGCCATATGCTCAAGGCGGTGCTGTTTGGCGGGGAGCTGGGGTCGGGGGGGATCGGGTTTGCCTGGCCGCTGGCCCCCTGGGTCGGGATCTTTCTCCTTGGGTCGCTGGTGGGGCAGATGCTTGCCCGAATGCGGACGGGGGGGATGACGGCCGACGAGTTGGCCGGGAGGCTGCGACGGGCGGGGCTGTGGCTGATGGCGCTCGGGCTGGTCTTGAACGGCGCTTACAAGGTTTTCCAGCTGGCCGGGGGCGCACTGGACCCGCGCGTGTTTGACGCCGTCTATCCGTCGCGCACCACCTCCCTGCTGCCGATCTACCTGGCCGTGCTCCTGTGGATATTCTCTTTCTACGTCACCGTGATCGACGGCCGGGGGCGTTATGGCCGGGCGGCCTGGGCGCTGTCCGTGTTCGGGAGAACCTCGCTGTTCACCTATGTGACGCAGTTTGTCTTCGCCCATTCCGTGCCCGGGTTGCTGGGGGTGCGGTGGCGGATCGGCGCCGAGGGATTCGTGCTGCTGTTAGCGTTCGCGCTGCCCGCTTCGTGGGCGCTCTCGTATGCATACGGGCGGTGGCGCGGGTGGATTGCGCCCCATGACTATGCGCTGCTTCGCGGAACCACGGCACCGCGAGGCGCCGTATGA